A stretch of Haemophilus influenzae DNA encodes these proteins:
- a CDS encoding DUF4198 domain-containing protein translates to MELKKIAVGLTALLGMSVANAHNVWLEPASSQDEYVVKFGHEQTETYPESKLKSIQALNAQGKLTAVDYQFRNGEAYLMPKSDLVFVHFDNGVWSKLPSGKYVEKTKREEPTAEFSTNPVKFGKAILKWDAESFKSHQQAYELIPQEKAQANKPLSILVLHNGKPVQGIKVGVSEDAPFNLTNEKGIAQFTPTKGFNKVWAEFEEKVTNNADYDRRTVEYMLTFDAQ, encoded by the coding sequence ATGGAATTGAAAAAAATCGCTGTAGGATTAACCGCACTTTTAGGTATGTCTGTTGCTAACGCACATAATGTTTGGCTTGAGCCTGCTTCATCGCAAGATGAATACGTAGTGAAATTTGGACATGAACAAACTGAAACCTATCCAGAATCTAAACTTAAATCTATCCAAGCCTTAAATGCGCAAGGCAAATTAACTGCTGTTGATTACCAATTCAGAAATGGCGAAGCCTATCTTATGCCTAAATCAGATTTAGTTTTCGTTCATTTCGATAATGGTGTATGGTCAAAATTACCAAGCGGTAAATACGTTGAAAAAACAAAACGTGAAGAACCAACAGCAGAATTTAGTACTAATCCTGTTAAATTTGGTAAAGCGATTTTGAAATGGGATGCTGAATCTTTCAAATCTCATCAACAAGCATACGAATTGATTCCTCAAGAAAAAGCACAAGCGAATAAACCACTTTCTATCCTTGTTTTACATAATGGTAAACCAGTTCAAGGCATTAAAGTGGGTGTGAGTGAAGATGCACCGTTCAATTTAACTAATGAAAAAGGTATCGCTCAATTTACCCCAACTAAAGGCTTCAACAAAGTATGGGCAGAGTTTGAGGAAAAAGTAACAAATAATGCAGATTACGATCGTCGAACTGTGGAATATATGCTAACTTTTGACGCGCAATAA
- a CDS encoding Cd(II)/Pb(II)-responsive transcriptional regulator, which yields MKIGALAKALGCTVETIRYYEQQGLIPPPKRTLGNFRQYNEEHLQRLSFICNCRNLDISLSEIKSLLNLENASKQQAEEINRVLDKHIKEVATRIHELAHLRMKLIELREKTVSNDEDPMKLLLQHSGVKFVRLK from the coding sequence ATGAAAATTGGAGCACTTGCTAAAGCCCTAGGCTGTACCGTAGAAACCATCCGTTATTATGAACAACAAGGTTTAATCCCGCCCCCAAAACGTACTTTAGGCAATTTTCGGCAATATAATGAAGAACACTTGCAACGTTTATCATTTATTTGTAACTGCCGAAATTTAGATATTTCATTAAGTGAAATAAAAAGCCTACTGAATTTAGAAAATGCCTCCAAACAACAAGCAGAAGAAATTAATCGTGTGTTAGATAAACACATTAAAGAGGTGGCAACAAGGATTCACGAACTCGCCCATTTACGGATGAAATTAATTGAATTACGTGAAAAAACAGTCTCGAATGATGAAGATCCAATGAAATTGCTATTGCAACATAGTGGCGTGAAATTTGTGCGATTAAAATAG
- a CDS encoding tetratricopeptide repeat protein, with the protein MKLKLFFHIVLLCFSLPVWAMKTIDITANSKMDDQARMNLAQEFANKQQWSSVFDIMYPMALEGNTTAQSNLGMLYNLGRGTVRDYEKAYWWFSEAAEKGSVKGLNNLGVMYLRGDYVKQNTEQAIKLFERTARAKDTDAMMMLSNIYRLQNQPEKSLEWLKKAAELGNKEAKQRLSSQP; encoded by the coding sequence ATGAAACTGAAGTTATTTTTTCATATAGTATTACTTTGTTTTAGTTTGCCTGTTTGGGCGATGAAAACCATTGATATTACAGCGAATTCGAAAATGGATGATCAAGCAAGAATGAATTTGGCGCAAGAGTTTGCCAATAAACAGCAATGGAGCTCTGTTTTCGATATCATGTATCCGATGGCGTTAGAGGGAAACACCACTGCTCAAAGCAATCTAGGTATGTTATATAACCTTGGGCGTGGCACGGTGAGAGACTATGAAAAGGCTTATTGGTGGTTTAGCGAAGCGGCAGAGAAGGGTAGTGTGAAAGGGCTAAATAACCTTGGCGTTATGTATCTACGTGGCGATTACGTCAAACAAAATACAGAGCAAGCCATTAAGCTTTTTGAACGTACAGCTCGAGCTAAAGATACGGATGCGATGATGATGTTAAGTAATATTTATCGCTTACAAAACCAACCTGAAAAATCATTGGAATGGCTGAAAAAAGCAGCTGAATTAGGCAATAAGGAAGCAAAACAGCGTTTATCTAGTCAGCCATAA
- a CDS encoding YwiC-like family protein yields the protein MKLLISNQHGAIVMALLPFIYGMLLANPVWAHMFLLLGWFSLYLMTYPFLNLFKGKNLELYKKWSVIYFAAAVIFAIPALIYNWQVLYFMFAMLPFVAVNIYFTKKKDERNLWNDLAGILIFALAGMGSYYFSDRTFDEKILWVAIYPTLFFIGTTLYVKSMMRERKNPRYFWASVIFHLLCVLIFVVSQQFILALAFVPGLVRAVYLPTKKLSVMQVGLTEFAITAVFFILLLVATL from the coding sequence ATGAAACTGCTTATCTCTAATCAGCACGGTGCTATTGTTATGGCACTACTGCCTTTTATTTATGGTATGTTGCTTGCTAATCCAGTATGGGCGCACATGTTTTTATTATTAGGATGGTTTTCGCTTTATTTGATGACTTATCCTTTTTTGAATTTGTTTAAAGGTAAAAATCTTGAGTTATATAAAAAATGGTCTGTGATTTATTTTGCTGCCGCCGTGATTTTTGCGATTCCCGCGTTAATTTATAATTGGCAGGTGTTGTATTTTATGTTTGCCATGTTACCGTTTGTTGCGGTGAATATTTATTTCACCAAGAAAAAAGATGAGCGCAATTTATGGAATGACTTGGCAGGGATCTTAATTTTTGCCCTAGCTGGAATGGGATCCTATTACTTTTCTGACCGCACTTTTGATGAAAAAATACTTTGGGTGGCGATTTATCCAACATTATTTTTTATTGGAACAACACTTTATGTAAAATCAATGATGCGTGAACGAAAAAATCCACGTTATTTTTGGGCATCAGTGATTTTTCACTTATTATGTGTGCTGATTTTTGTGGTTTCGCAACAATTTATTTTAGCATTAGCTTTTGTGCCTGGATTAGTGCGAGCGGTTTATCTGCCCACTAAAAAGCTTTCTGTTATGCAAGTTGGACTAACAGAATTTGCGATTACTGCCGTATTTTTTATTTTACTTTTAGTAGCAACCTTGTAA
- a CDS encoding RidA family protein, giving the protein MTIQRILPNARLSEVSIHNNLAYFAGQVPELTIEQNTYEQTKEVLGLIDKLLAEIGSNKSNILTAQIFLADMQDYVQLNQAWDEWVDHVSPPSRATVEAKLADPRWKVEIVIIATC; this is encoded by the coding sequence ATGACAATTCAACGCATTTTACCCAATGCACGTTTAAGTGAAGTTTCAATTCATAACAACCTCGCCTATTTTGCAGGGCAAGTTCCAGAATTAACCATCGAGCAAAATACCTACGAACAAACCAAAGAAGTATTAGGTTTAATTGATAAATTGTTAGCAGAAATTGGCTCCAATAAAAGCAATATTTTAACTGCGCAAATTTTCTTGGCAGATATGCAAGATTATGTTCAATTAAATCAAGCTTGGGATGAATGGGTCGATCATGTTAGCCCACCAAGTCGAGCGACAGTGGAAGCTAAATTAGCGGATCCTCGTTGGAAAGTTGAAATTGTTATTATTGCAACTTGTTAG
- a CDS encoding YhcB family protein, with product MENWTNEIWVAIGIAFIVGLFIGYIIVRLTKGSVKHQAKTEAELKTVKTQLDTQKAQIEKHFAESAELFKTLINDYQKLYRHYATSSNNLLGEKDHKGLFTQQLITATDKSQNEQPRDYSDGASGLFKENKEENKEEN from the coding sequence ATGGAAAATTGGACAAATGAAATTTGGGTAGCAATTGGTATCGCTTTTATTGTTGGGTTATTTATTGGTTACATTATTGTGCGTTTAACCAAAGGCTCGGTAAAACATCAAGCTAAAACAGAGGCTGAATTAAAAACAGTCAAAACCCAGCTTGATACACAAAAGGCGCAAATCGAAAAACATTTTGCAGAAAGTGCTGAGTTATTCAAAACCTTAATTAACGATTATCAAAAACTTTATCGCCACTACGCAACTTCCTCCAATAATTTACTGGGCGAAAAAGATCACAAAGGTTTATTCACCCAACAGTTAATTACTGCAACAGATAAATCTCAAAATGAACAGCCTAGAGATTATTCGGATGGTGCATCAGGCTTATTTAAAGAAAATAAAGAAGAAAATAAAGAAGAAAATTAA
- a CDS encoding DedA family protein, producing the protein MEFLIGFFTEYGYWAVLFVLIICGFGVPIPEDITLVSGGVIAGLYPENVNSHLMLLVSMIGVLAGDSCMYWLGRIYGTKILRFRPIRRIVTLQRLRIVREKFSQYGNRVLFVARFLPGLRAPIYMVSGITRRVSYVRFVLIDFCAAIISVPIWIYLGELGAKNLDWLHTQIQKGQIVIYIFVGLLVLFFFWKWKKSKKSTQ; encoded by the coding sequence ATGGAATTTTTAATTGGATTTTTTACTGAATATGGTTATTGGGCTGTTCTTTTTGTTTTAATTATTTGTGGATTTGGTGTGCCGATTCCAGAAGATATCACGTTAGTTTCTGGCGGTGTCATTGCGGGGCTTTATCCAGAAAATGTCAATTCTCATTTGATGTTGCTGGTTAGTATGATTGGTGTGCTTGCTGGCGATTCCTGTATGTATTGGCTTGGTCGAATTTATGGCACGAAAATTTTACGTTTCCGACCAATACGTAGAATCGTAACATTACAGCGTTTAAGAATTGTGCGTGAAAAATTCAGTCAATATGGCAATCGAGTACTGTTTGTTGCACGATTTTTACCCGGTTTACGTGCTCCAATTTATATGGTATCAGGTATTACACGCCGTGTAAGTTATGTTCGTTTTGTTTTAATAGATTTCTGTGCTGCGATTATTTCTGTACCTATTTGGATTTATCTTGGGGAATTGGGGGCTAAAAATTTAGATTGGCTACATACACAAATTCAAAAAGGTCAAATTGTGATTTATATATTTGTTGGGTTACTTGTACTATTCTTTTTTTGGAAATGGAAAAAATCTAAAAAATCAACGCAATAA
- the rplY gene encoding 50S ribosomal protein L25: MAFKFNAEVRTAQGKGASRRLRNNGQIPAIVYGGSEEPVSIILNHDELNNAQAHESFYSEVITLVIGGKEVAVKVQAMQRHPFKPKLVHIDFKRA; the protein is encoded by the coding sequence ATGGCATTTAAATTTAACGCTGAAGTTCGTACAGCGCAAGGTAAGGGTGCGAGCCGCCGCCTGCGTAACAATGGTCAAATCCCTGCAATCGTTTATGGTGGCAGCGAAGAGCCCGTTTCAATCATCTTAAACCACGATGAATTAAACAACGCGCAAGCACACGAATCTTTCTATTCTGAAGTGATTACTTTAGTGATCGGTGGTAAAGAAGTTGCAGTTAAAGTACAAGCAATGCAACGTCACCCATTCAAACCAAAATTGGTTCACATTGACTTCAAACGCGCGTAA
- a CDS encoding ACT domain-containing protein — protein sequence MPHLSVAKFGGTSVANYNAMTACAKIVIADPNTRVVVLSASAGVTNLLVALVNGVKATEREKLIGNDLHITSGVAKRIFDTVQSYNVRMISYGASTNNVCMLVQSEHSDEIVRSLHKSLFE from the coding sequence ATGCCCCATCTCTCAGTCGCCAAATTTGGCGGAACATCTGTTGCTAACTACAATGCGATGACAGCTTGTGCAAAAATTGTCATTGCCGATCCCAATACACGCGTAGTTGTGCTTTCTGCATCAGCTGGTGTAACAAATTTATTAGTGGCTTTAGTAAATGGTGTAAAAGCGACAGAACGTGAAAAATTAATTGGCAATGATCTGCATATCACTTCAGGTGTGGCAAAACGTATTTTTGATACTGTTCAATCTTATAATGTGCGAATGATTAGTTATGGGGCAAGTACCAACAATGTTTGTATGTTAGTACAAAGTGAACATTCTGATGAAATTGTACGCTCGTTACACAAATCCTTATTTGAATAA
- the purA gene encoding adenylosuccinate synthase: MGKSVVILGAQWGDEGKGKIVDLLTDRVKYVVRYQGGHNAGHTLIINGEKTVLRLIPSGMLHPNVTCLIGNGVVVSPEALMKEMGELESRGIKVRERLLISEACPLILPYHVAMDHAREAALGKKAIGTTGRGIGPAYEDKVARRGLRVGDLFNKEAFAEKLKNILEYYNFQLVNYYKVEPVDYQKTLDDVMAIADVITGMVADITTILDTARKNGEHILFEGAQGTMLDIDHGTYPYVTSSNTTAGGVATGSGFGPRNLDYVLGIIKAYCTRVGGGPFTTELFDDVGAEIARKGNEFGAVTGRPRRCGWFDAVAIRRAIQLNSISGFCMTKLDVLDGFDEVKICVAYKMPNGEIVEYAPLAAKDWEGVEPIYETLPGWKENTFRITDVNKLPQNCINYIKRIEEVTGVPIDILSTGPDRVETMILRDPFAA; the protein is encoded by the coding sequence ATGGGAAAAAGCGTTGTTATCTTAGGCGCACAATGGGGCGATGAAGGTAAAGGAAAAATCGTTGATCTTTTGACGGATCGCGTAAAATACGTAGTTCGTTATCAAGGCGGCCATAACGCAGGTCACACACTTATTATCAATGGCGAAAAAACCGTATTACGTTTAATTCCATCTGGTATGTTACATCCAAACGTAACTTGCTTAATTGGTAATGGCGTTGTGGTTTCGCCTGAAGCATTAATGAAAGAAATGGGCGAACTTGAAAGCCGAGGTATTAAAGTTCGTGAACGTTTATTAATTTCAGAAGCTTGTCCTTTGATTCTGCCTTATCACGTTGCAATGGATCACGCACGCGAAGCAGCCCTTGGCAAAAAAGCTATAGGTACAACTGGTCGTGGTATTGGCCCAGCTTATGAAGATAAAGTAGCTCGTCGTGGTTTACGCGTAGGCGATTTATTTAATAAAGAAGCCTTTGCCGAAAAACTCAAAAACATCCTTGAATACTATAATTTCCAATTGGTGAACTACTACAAAGTTGAACCTGTCGATTATCAAAAAACCTTAGATGATGTAATGGCAATTGCCGATGTAATCACAGGTATGGTGGCAGATATCACTACAATTCTTGATACTGCGCGCAAAAATGGCGAACATATTTTATTTGAAGGCGCACAAGGGACAATGTTAGATATCGACCACGGTACTTATCCGTATGTAACCAGCTCAAACACAACGGCTGGTGGTGTTGCAACAGGCTCTGGTTTTGGCCCGCGTAATCTTGATTATGTACTTGGTATCATTAAGGCTTACTGTACTCGTGTAGGTGGTGGCCCATTCACAACTGAATTATTTGATGATGTAGGTGCTGAAATTGCACGTAAAGGTAACGAATTTGGTGCGGTAACAGGCCGTCCACGTCGTTGCGGTTGGTTCGATGCCGTCGCCATTCGTCGTGCAATCCAACTTAACTCTATTTCTGGTTTCTGTATGACTAAACTAGACGTATTAGATGGTTTTGATGAAGTAAAAATCTGTGTTGCTTACAAAATGCCAAATGGCGAAATCGTTGAATATGCACCGTTAGCGGCGAAAGATTGGGAAGGTGTAGAACCAATTTATGAAACATTACCAGGTTGGAAAGAAAATACTTTCCGCATCACAGATGTAAATAAATTGCCACAAAACTGCATTAACTATATTAAACGTATTGAAGAAGTAACTGGCGTACCTATTGATATTCTTTCAACTGGCCCTGATCGTGTAGAAACAATGATTTTACGTGATCCGTTCGCTGCTTAA
- the dapD gene encoding 2,3,4,5-tetrahydropyridine-2,6-dicarboxylate N-succinyltransferase gives MSNLQAIIEAAFEKRAEITPKTVDAETRAAIEEVIEGLDSGKYRVAEKIAGEWVTHQWLKKAVLLSFRINDNQIIDGAETKYYDKVALKFADYTEERFTEEGFRVVPSATVRKGAYISKNCVLMPSYVNIGAYVGEGTMVDTWATVGSCAQIGKNVHLSGGVGIGGVLEPLQANPTIIGDNCFIGARSEVVEGVIVEDGCVISMGVFIGQSTKIYDRETGEIHYGRVPAGSVVVSGSLPSKCGKYSLYCAVIVKKVDAKTLGKVGINELLRSIEE, from the coding sequence ATGTCAAATTTACAAGCAATTATTGAAGCTGCATTTGAAAAACGTGCAGAAATTACACCAAAAACCGTTGATGCAGAAACGCGTGCGGCAATTGAAGAAGTGATCGAAGGATTAGATTCTGGAAAATATCGTGTAGCCGAAAAAATTGCTGGCGAATGGGTAACACATCAATGGTTAAAAAAAGCGGTATTGCTATCTTTCCGCATTAACGATAACCAAATCATTGACGGCGCAGAAACAAAATATTACGACAAAGTGGCATTAAAATTTGCGGATTACACTGAAGAACGTTTTACTGAAGAAGGTTTCCGTGTTGTGCCTTCTGCAACGGTGCGTAAAGGCGCATATATTTCTAAAAACTGCGTATTAATGCCATCTTATGTAAACATTGGTGCTTACGTTGGCGAAGGCACCATGGTAGATACTTGGGCGACGGTAGGTTCATGCGCACAAATTGGTAAAAACGTGCATTTATCGGGTGGTGTAGGCATCGGCGGCGTGTTAGAACCATTACAAGCTAACCCAACCATTATCGGCGATAACTGTTTTATTGGCGCGCGTTCAGAAGTGGTTGAGGGTGTTATCGTTGAAGATGGTTGTGTTATTTCAATGGGCGTATTCATTGGTCAATCAACCAAAATTTATGATCGTGAAACAGGCGAAATTCATTACGGCCGTGTACCAGCAGGTTCTGTGGTGGTATCAGGTAGCCTTCCATCAAAATGTGGAAAATATAGCCTATATTGTGCCGTGATCGTGAAAAAAGTGGATGCAAAAACTTTAGGAAAAGTGGGCATCAATGAATTATTACGTTCTATTGAAGAATAG
- the purR gene encoding HTH-type transcriptional repressor PurR — protein sequence MATIKDVAKMAGVSTTTVSHVINKTRFVAKDTEEAVLSAIKQLNYSPSAVARSLKVNTTKSIGMIVTTSEAPYFAEIIHSVEEHCYRQGYSLFLCNTQNDPEKVKNHLEMLAKKRVDGLLVMCSEYTQDSLDLLSSFSTIPMVVMDWGPNTNTDVIDDHSFDGGYLATKHLIECGHKKIGIICGELNKTTARTRYEGFEKAMEEAKLTINPSWVLEGAFEPEDGYECMNRLLTQEELPTALFCCNDVMALGAISALTEKGLRVPEDMSIIGYDDIHASRFYAPPLTTIHQSKLRLGRQAVNILLERITHKDEGVQQYSRIDITPELIIRKSVKSIL from the coding sequence ATGGCAACAATTAAAGATGTGGCAAAAATGGCTGGTGTGTCCACCACAACCGTATCTCACGTAATTAATAAAACCCGTTTCGTTGCAAAAGATACGGAAGAAGCGGTGTTATCCGCAATTAAACAACTTAATTATTCCCCTAGTGCTGTGGCACGCAGTTTAAAAGTCAATACCACCAAATCCATTGGTATGATTGTGACAACCAGTGAAGCACCGTATTTTGCCGAAATAATCCATTCTGTTGAAGAACATTGCTATCGACAAGGTTATTCTTTATTTTTGTGTAACACACAAAATGATCCTGAAAAAGTCAAAAATCATTTAGAAATGTTGGCAAAAAAAAGGGTCGATGGTTTGCTTGTAATGTGTTCTGAATATACTCAGGATTCATTGGATTTACTTTCATCATTTTCCACTATTCCAATGGTTGTAATGGATTGGGGGCCAAATACCAATACAGATGTGATTGATGATCATAGTTTTGATGGCGGTTATTTAGCAACCAAACATCTTATAGAGTGCGGTCATAAAAAAATCGGGATTATCTGCGGCGAACTCAATAAAACTACCGCAAGAACGCGTTATGAAGGCTTTGAAAAAGCAATGGAAGAAGCTAAATTAACAATCAATCCGTCTTGGGTACTAGAGGGTGCATTTGAGCCTGAAGATGGCTATGAATGTATGAATCGTTTACTGACTCAAGAGGAATTACCAACCGCCCTATTCTGCTGTAACGATGTGATGGCACTCGGTGCAATATCAGCACTAACAGAAAAAGGCTTGCGTGTGCCAGAGGATATGTCAATTATCGGCTATGATGATATTCACGCCTCACGTTTCTATGCGCCACCATTAACCACCATTCATCAATCAAAACTACGTTTAGGCAGACAGGCAGTAAATATTCTGTTAGAACGAATTACTCACAAAGATGAAGGTGTTCAACAATATAGTCGTATTGATATAACCCCTGAGCTTATCATTCGAAAATCCGTTAAATCGATTTTATAA
- the ppc gene encoding phosphoenolpyruvate carboxylase: MTQEYSTLRNNISMLGRFLGETINDAQGEDILELIENIRKLSRNSRAGDDKARQELLDTLGSISNENIIPVARAFSQFLNLTNIAEQYQTISREHSLAQSSSQSLSELFKRLKEQNASVEEVHKTVEKLLIELVLTAHPTETTRRSLIHKHIEINKCLSKLEHHDLTEKERNIIERLLLRLIAEAWHTNEIRTVRPTPFDEAKWGFAMLENSLWQAVPEFLRQLNETAREFLGYDLPVGLKPVRISSWMGGDRDGNPFVTAQITKKVLYFARWKAADLFLQDISKLADELSMMKCSDEFRDKYGEHLEPYRFVVKNLRNQLTATLAYFDDHLSNRTPRVSESEIILEDNQLWEPLYDCYQSLIQCGMRIIANGSLLDILHRISCFGVTLSQMDIRQESTRHTDAIAEITRYIGLGDYSQWMEDDKQAFLIRELSSRRPLIPQNWTPSPETKEILDTCKVIAQQKQGVIACYVISMARSASDVLAVHLLLKEAGVPYHIPVVPLFETLEDLDAAEKVMTQLFNVGWYRGVINNRQMVMIGYSDSAKDAGMMAASWAQYRAQEALVNLTEKLGIELTLFHGRGGTIGRGGAPAHAALLSQPPRSLKNGLRVTEQGEMIRFKLGLPAVAVETFDLYASAILEANLLPPPEPKPEWRTIMDELSTISCDIYRGVVRGDKDFVPYFRSATPEQELSKLPLGSRPAKRNPNGGVESLRAIPWIFAWMQNRLMLPAWLGAGAAIRQIIEQGKGDIIHKMCENWPFFSTRIGMLEMVFSKSDTWLSQQYDQRLVKKELWYLGENLRKQLEDDIQTVLSLSHQSELMSDLPWIADSIALRNIYTDPLNLLQVELLHRFRENPEQVNPDVEQALMITITGIAAGMRNTG, encoded by the coding sequence ATGACACAAGAGTACAGTACTCTGCGCAATAACATTAGTATGTTAGGGCGTTTTCTCGGAGAAACCATCAATGATGCACAGGGCGAGGATATTCTTGAGTTAATCGAAAACATTCGTAAACTTTCTCGTAATTCTCGTGCTGGCGATGATAAAGCAAGACAAGAATTGCTAGACACGCTAGGTAGTATTTCTAATGAAAATATTATTCCTGTCGCACGTGCTTTCAGTCAATTTTTAAACCTCACTAACATAGCTGAACAATATCAAACCATTTCCCGTGAACATTCTCTTGCTCAAAGTTCTTCTCAATCCTTAAGCGAACTTTTCAAACGCTTAAAAGAACAAAATGCTTCAGTGGAAGAGGTGCATAAAACCGTCGAAAAATTATTAATTGAGCTTGTTCTGACCGCACATCCAACAGAAACAACACGTCGTTCACTAATTCATAAACACATTGAAATCAATAAATGTTTAAGCAAGCTAGAACATCATGATTTAACGGAAAAAGAACGCAATATTATTGAGCGTCTATTACTTCGTTTAATCGCTGAAGCATGGCATACCAACGAAATTCGTACTGTTCGTCCAACGCCATTTGATGAAGCCAAATGGGGCTTTGCGATGTTAGAAAACAGTTTGTGGCAAGCTGTGCCAGAATTTTTACGCCAACTCAACGAAACCGCCCGTGAATTTTTAGGTTACGATTTGCCGGTAGGATTAAAACCTGTGCGTATTTCCTCTTGGATGGGCGGCGACCGTGATGGAAATCCATTTGTTACCGCACAAATTACCAAAAAAGTACTTTATTTTGCCCGCTGGAAAGCGGCGGATTTATTCTTACAAGACATCAGCAAATTAGCCGATGAACTTTCAATGATGAAATGTAGCGATGAATTTCGTGATAAATACGGCGAACATTTAGAACCCTATCGTTTCGTAGTAAAAAATTTACGCAATCAACTTACAGCAACATTAGCTTATTTTGATGATCACTTATCTAATCGCACACCAAGAGTCTCCGAAAGCGAGATTATTTTGGAAGATAATCAACTGTGGGAGCCGCTTTACGATTGTTATCAATCTTTAATTCAATGTGGTATGCGCATTATTGCAAATGGTTCATTGTTGGATATTTTGCACCGTATTAGTTGTTTTGGTGTGACGCTTTCTCAAATGGATATTCGCCAAGAAAGCACTCGTCACACCGATGCCATTGCTGAAATCACGCGCTATATTGGTTTGGGCGATTACTCTCAATGGATGGAAGACGATAAACAGGCTTTCTTAATTCGTGAATTAAGCTCTCGCCGTCCATTGATTCCGCAAAACTGGACACCATCGCCTGAAACCAAAGAAATTTTAGATACTTGTAAAGTCATTGCTCAACAAAAACAAGGTGTAATAGCTTGTTATGTTATTTCGATGGCGCGCAGTGCATCTGATGTTTTAGCCGTTCATTTACTCTTAAAAGAAGCAGGCGTGCCATATCATATTCCTGTTGTGCCATTATTTGAAACCTTAGAGGATTTAGATGCAGCCGAAAAAGTGATGACTCAACTTTTCAATGTGGGTTGGTATCGTGGCGTGATCAATAATCGTCAAATGGTAATGATTGGCTATTCAGATTCGGCAAAAGATGCGGGAATGATGGCTGCCTCTTGGGCGCAATACCGTGCACAAGAAGCCTTAGTGAATTTAACAGAAAAACTTGGCATTGAACTCACTTTATTCCACGGACGTGGTGGCACAATTGGTCGTGGCGGTGCGCCAGCACATGCGGCATTACTTTCTCAGCCACCTCGTTCCTTAAAAAATGGTTTACGTGTAACAGAACAAGGCGAAATGATTCGTTTCAAACTGGGTTTACCCGCAGTAGCAGTAGAAACCTTTGATCTTTACGCCAGCGCCATTTTAGAAGCAAATCTTTTACCGCCACCAGAACCGAAACCAGAATGGCGTACTATAATGGACGAGCTTTCCACGATTTCTTGCGATATTTATCGTGGTGTGGTGCGTGGCGATAAAGATTTTGTGCCTTATTTCCGCAGTGCGACGCCAGAACAGGAGCTATCCAAATTGCCGCTTGGCTCTCGCCCTGCAAAACGCAATCCAAATGGCGGCGTGGAAAGTTTACGTGCGATCCCGTGGATTTTTGCCTGGATGCAAAACCGTTTAATGCTGCCAGCTTGGTTAGGAGCTGGTGCAGCTATTCGTCAAATTATTGAACAAGGCAAAGGCGATATTATTCATAAAATGTGCGAAAACTGGCCGTTCTTTTCAACGCGAATCGGAATGTTGGAAATGGTCTTTAGTAAATCGGATACTTGGCTTTCCCAACAATATGATCAACGATTAGTGAAAAAAGAGCTTTGGTATTTAGGCGAAAATTTACGTAAGCAACTTGAAGATGATATTCAAACTGTGCTTTCACTTTCTCACCAAAGTGAATTGATGTCTGATTTACCTTGGATTGCAGATTCAATTGCATTGCGTAATATCTACACGGATCCACTCAATCTACTGCAAGTGGAATTGCTCCACCGTTTCCGTGAAAATCCAGAGCAAGTTAATCCCGATGTGGAACAAGCATTGATGATTACCATCACAGGTATCGCGGCTGGGATGCGCAATACGGGCTAG